DNA from Longimicrobiales bacterium:
ACCGGGTCCTCGAGGCGATCGCCGTTGTGGATCTTCACGCCGCGCAGCACCATGACCGGCAGCCCCTCCTCGACCCATCCGCCGCCTGCTGCGAACGGAACGGCAGCGCCCAGGTCGATGACTTCCGACTTGTTGGTGTAGAGGTTCGCGCCGATGTCGAAGCCCCAGTTCTGACGGTCCAGCAGGGCAGCATTGACGTTCAGCTCCCAGCCCTGGTTCTGGATCGTGCCGACGTTCTCGAGCTGCGTCAGCGCGAACCCTTCCGACGGCGGCTTGCGGACATTGAAGAGTGCATCCGTCGTGCGCTGGCGGTACCAGGTCACTTCCGTGCTGACCCGGTTGTCGAGCACGGCCCAGTCGAAGCCGACCTCGGTCTCCGAGGTGCGTTCCGGGCCGAGGTCTGCGTTGCCGAGGTTCGCCGGCGTGTACGCCGGGTCGCCGCCGTACCCGACCGCGTCCCATGTGCGCACGGCGTCGAACGTTCCCGGCGCGCGCCCCGACTGGCCCCACGCGGCGCGCAGCTTCAGCACGCCCAGCGACGGGCTCCAGAACGACTCGTCCGAGATGATGTAGGAGCCCGAGATCTTCGGGTACGTCTGCAGGCCGAGATCCTCGCCGAACGCCGAGTTGCCGTCCACGCGGACACCGACGGTGAGGAAGTAGCGGTCGAGCAGATTGAAGAGCGCCTGGCCGAAGAACCCGGCGTTGACGACCCGCTCGCGTGTTTCCCAGCTCAGGCGGTTGGCGCCCGCGTCGATGTCAGGGTCGCCCGGTCCCGCGAAGTTGGTTGCTTCCGCCTGCACGCGCCGGTCCTCGGTCGTAACACTCTGCCCGCCGACCGACAGCGTTGTGCTCAACCCCTCCCGGATGCCGAGCTGGTAGTTCGACGCGAAGTCAGCCGTCAGCGCCGTGTACGTGTTGTGCGATGTGTAGAGCTTGCCCGTCGGAAGCTGGCGGTAGCCGTACGGCCGCAGGCTCCGGTTGTCCTGCACCGCCTCGTCGTAGCCGATCGTGAAGCGGTTCGTCCACTGATCCATCGGGTGGAAGTTCAGTGTGCCGCCCAGGATGAAGCGGTCGACACGTGTGGTCGTCTCCTGGTTCAGTACCAGTCGCACCGTGTCCGGGTCGCCGTTGGAGAAGTAGTTCCGCTCGCGACGATACGCATTCAGGATGAGCCCCTGTGCGTTGTTGCCCGCCGGTGTGTTCGAGATGTCCGTGCGCGTGTAGCCGGAGTTCACCTGCACGGTCAGCATGGAGAGCGGCGAGAAGGTGAAGTTGCCGCGGATCGCTGACTTCTTCTCCTCGTCGAGCGGCAGCACGCCCTCGTTCTGGTCGTACTGGCCCGACATGTAGTACTGCAGCGCCTGACCGCCACCGGACACGCTGAGCGCGTACTTCTGCCGGTGCCCGTCGCGCAGGTAGGGCTCCATGTTCAGCCGCTCGTACGAGTACTGCCCCTGCGGTATGTCTGCGAACGTCGGATCACCGGGAGGCCGTACGTCCACGTCCGGCGCGAACGGCATCAGGCGGTTGAAGCCCTGGTCGACCTGCATCGACCACTGCGCTGCACCGGCACGGCCGCGCTTGGTGAAGATCTGGATCACGCCAGCCGCGGCTTCGGTGCCGTACAGCGTCGACGCGGCCGAGCCCTTGAGT
Protein-coding regions in this window:
- a CDS encoding TonB-dependent receptor produces the protein MRITSRPETRRLRGAALSLLVALLAAGPVAAQDNGRVTGQVTGRSGAPIPGVQVYISATNQGTLTNESGRFLITNVAAGTHTVRAERIGFQGVDQQVTVEAGASVVVSFTLMEQALGLDEIVVTGTAGAARRREVGNTVAQINVTELPAPPANVDALLQSQAAGILVGQGNGAVGSGAQIRLRGAVSVSQSNQPIIYVDGVRIRSDAYSRNISPTEGAGRGGNVTASPLNDINPADIERIEVLKGSAASTLYGTEAAAGVIQIFTKRGRAGAAQWSMQVDQGFNRLMPFAPDVDVRPPGDPTFADIPQGQYSYERLNMEPYLRDGHRQKYALSVSGGGQALQYYMSGQYDQNEGVLPLDEEKKSAIRGNFTFSPLSMLTVQVNSGYTRTDISNTPAGNNAQGLILNAYRRERNYFSNGDPDTVRLVLNQETTTRVDRFILGGTLNFHPMDQWTNRFTIGYDEAVQDNRSLRPYGYRQLPTGKLYTSHNTYTALTADFASNYQLGIREGLSTTLSVGGQSVTTEDRRVQAEATNFAGPGDPDIDAGANRLSWETRERVVNAGFFGQALFNLLDRYFLTVGVRVDGNSAFGEDLGLQTYPKISGSYIISDESFWSPSLGVLKLRAAWGQSGRAPGTFDAVRTWDAVGYGGDPAYTPANLGNADLGPERTSETEVGFDWAVLDNRVSTEVTWYRQRTTDALFNVRKPPSEGFALTQLENVGTIQNQGWELNVNAALLDRQNWGFDIGANLYTNKSEVIDLGAAVPFAAGGGWVEEGLPVMVLRGVKIHNGDRLEDPVRCTQAILDAGSACYELDVPLGPQQPTLTFGIAPTLRMPRGITLSARAEYMGGHWIYDGPTNEAVNRGIRWPTCLDYYQLTDAGNGDQATAERRYFCDGRFYVRGTMAWKADFAKIRDVTLQVPLGTLIPRTSSSMLTLSAQNFYRWRNDDFPIFDPEMVSNAGFGEQNPSITEHIPPAASFVASIRVNF